In Quercus robur chromosome 10, dhQueRobu3.1, whole genome shotgun sequence, a genomic segment contains:
- the LOC126704456 gene encoding ERAD-associated E3 ubiquitin-protein ligase component HRD3A — MRIATKNLTLSLLILSLYPLSLTARPFVFILSQDDLKDAASSTSDDSPPDPTTPHDSSEWDEFGSESDSPHKSEDELDPGSWRPIFEPDSSSSSSSAPPDPVPASESDSLYFSGVSNMVSAASSGDARVMEEAVAEIEAASNEGYAHARSVLGFLSGMGMMRERNKAKAFLFHHFAAAGGNMQSKMALAYTYSRQDMHDKAVKLYAELAEVAVNSFLISKDSPVIEPVRIHSGAEENKEALRKSRGEDDEDFQILEYQALKGNAGAMYKIGLFYYFGLRGLRRDHAKAMSWFLKAVEKGEPRSMELLGEIYARGAGVERNYTKALECLTLAAKQQLFSAFNGMGYLYVKGFGVDKNYTKAKEYFEKAANNDDAGGHYNLGVMHLKGIGVKKDVKIACKYFILAANAGQPKAFYQLAKMFHTGVGLKKNLPMATALYKLVAERGPWSSLSRWALESYLKGDVGKAFFLYSRMAELGYEVAQSNAAWILDKYGERSMCMGESEFCTDAERHQRAHSLWWQASEQGNEHAALLIGDAYYYGRGTERDYHRAAEAYMHAKSQSNAQAMFNLGYMHEHGQGLPFDLHLAKRYYDQALEIDPAAKLPVTLALTSLWIRKNYADGFLVHLIDSLPEFYPKVEVWVEDVLFEEGNATILTLFACLLTVLYLRERNRRHAVPAAGEVAVPHNPIEHAAPVPN, encoded by the exons ATGCGTATCGCAACCAAAAACCTCACACTCTCTCtcctaattctctctctctaccctCTCTCACTCACCGCTCGCCCTTTCGTATTCATTCTCTCCCAAGACGATCTCAAAGACGCCGCTTCATCCACCTCCGACGACTCGCCCCCCGATCCCACCACTCCCCATGACTCGTCCGAGTGGGACGAGTTCGGCTCCGAGTCCGACTCGCCTCACAAGTCCGAGGACGAGCTCGACCCTGGCTCCTGGCGCCCGATCTTCGAACCtgactcctcctcctcctcctcctcggCCCCACCCGATCCAGTCCCCGCCTCGGAGTCCGATTCGCTTTACTTCTCGGGAGTCTCGAATATGGTATCGGCGGCGAGTTCGGGCGACGCGCGGGTGATGGAGGAGGCGGTGGCGGAGATCGAAGCGGCATCGAATGAGGGATACGCGCACGCGAGGTCGGTGCTAGGGTTTCTGTCCGGAATGGGAATGATGAGAGAGAGGAACAAAGCCAAAGCATTTCTTTTCCACCATTTCGCGGCCGCGGGCGGTAACATGCAGTCCAAAATGGCCCTTGCTTATACCTACTCGCGCCAGGAT ATGCATGATAAAGCGGTTAAGCTCTATGCCGAGTTAGCAGAGGTAGCTGTAAATAGTTTCCTGATATCGAAAGATTCACCGGTGATTGAACCGGTGAGGATTCACAGTGGAGCAGAAGAGAATAAGGAGGCATTGAGGAAGTCTCGAGGGGAGGATGATGAGGACTTTCAGATTTTGGAATATCAGGCACTCAAAGGGAATGCTGGAGCCATGTACAAGATTGGCCTCTTTTACTACTTTGGCCTAAGAGGTTTGAGGCGTGATCATGCCAAAGCTATGTCATGGTTTCTCAAGGCTGTGGAGAAGGGGGAGCCTAGGTCTATGGAACTTCTAGGAGAGATATATGCACGAGGAGCTGGGGTTGAGAGGAACTACACTAAAGCGCTTGAGTGCCTTACTCTTGCCGCAAAACAACAACTATTTTCGGCTTTTAATGGGATGGGTTATTTGTATGTCAAGGGCTTTGGAGTAGACAAGAATTACACCAAA GCAAAAGAGTACTTTGAGAAGGCTGCTAATAACGATGATGCTGGAGGCCACTATAACCTAGGAGTAATGCATCTAAAAGGGATTGGGGTAAAGAAGGATGTGAAGATAGcatgtaaatattttatactGGCTGCTAATGCGGGTCAACCAAAGGCATTCTACCAGCTAGCAAAGATGTTCCATACGGGTGTGGGGCTTAAGAAGAACCTTCCAATG GCAACTGCATTATACAAATTAGTAGCAGAGCGTGGACCATGGAGTTCGTTATCTAGATGGGCACTTGAATCATACTTAAAAGGTGATGTGGGCAAGGCGTTCTTCTTGTATTCAAGGATGGCTGAGCTAGGCTATGAGGTGGCACAGAGCAATGCTGCATGGATACTTGACAAATATGGGGAGCGAAGCATGTGCATGGGAGAATCTGAATTTTGCACGGATGCAGAAAGGCATCAACGTGCACATTCTCTGTGGTGGCAAGCTTCTGAGCAGGGTAATGAACATGCTGCTTTGCTGATTGGGGATGCATATTACTATGGTCGG GGTACTGAGAGAGACTATCATCGTGCAGCAGAAGCTTACATGCATGCCAAATCCCAATCTAATGCACAAGCCATGTTTAACCTTGGCTACATGCATGAGCATGGCCAAGGACTCCCATTTGATCTCCATCTTGCTAAGCGATACTATGATCAAGCCCTAGAGATTGATCCTGCTGCAAAATTGCCTGTCACACTTGCCCTTACAAGCTTGTGGATACGAAAGAACTATGCTGATGGATTCCTG GTCCATTTGATTGATTCTTTGCCTGAATTCTACCCAAAAGTAGAAGTTTGGGTGGAGGATGTGCTTTTCGAGGAAGGAAATGCAACCATACTCACTCTTTTCGCTTGTCTCCTCACTGTCCTTTATCTACGCGAGCGGAATCGTAGGCATGCCGTTCCTGCAGCTGGCGAAGTGGCTGTGCCACACAACCCTATCGAACATGCAGCACCTGTACCCAATTAA